The Thermovibrio guaymasensis genomic interval ACCTCCGTGGACGAGGCCCTTTTCATCGGCAGCCATAACAGGAGTTGTTTTTAACTTTACAACAGCCCTTCCATCTGAAAGGCAAACAGGCTCTCCGCTTAAACTCCTATCAATCCCAAGGTGAGTCTTAACCTCCATACTTCCTCCTACTTGCAGTTCTTAACGCAGTACCTGTAGGGAATTATCTTACCTCCACAAGAAGTAAAACAAGCATCGTACCTCTCCTTACAGCCACAGTCTGAAGGGCAGGAAGAGGATAGTTCCCTTATAATATCTGAAAGCTGAGGTTTCACCGGCCTTTCAGGAGGGGTGGGCTTAGTTTCACTTAAGGTCTGCAGGGCCTCTTCTAGGTCATCCCTCCTCTGGCAGGCGTAGTAGTCCTTGCCCTTCTTACACATCCTTTTAAAGTAGAGGTAGTCCTTATAGAGTTTCCTATAACTCCTGTTCCACTCAAGGAGCCTCCTCTGATAGGAAGAGTAGGCGTTCTGGTAGGCAGAGAGCTCCCTCTTGTAGTTCTTAAGCTCCTCCTTGTAGATATTCTCAGCACTCCTTCTAACTCTATCCAAACACTCTTGCCTCTTACCCATACAGGAAAGCTCACAGGACGTTAACTCTTCCTTACACTTACTCAAACACTCCCTATTGTCGGCAGGAGGTTCGTACCTGTAGGAAACTGCAAACTCAGGCCCTCCACAGCCTAAGATAAAGGGAAAGAGGAAAATCAGAAGCCTTTTAACCATGAAGTCCTCCTTAGTTGAAATAGGAAAAAGATCGGCTAACTTAATTAAAACAAAATCTAATGGGGTAAACAAATGGAAAAGGCAATTGAGAATAGGCTGGAAAAGATTGCCGAGAAGTTTAGAGAAATAGAGGAAAACCTTGGTAAACCTGAAGTTATTTCGGACCAGAAGAGGTTCCAGGCCCTTGCAAGGGAACACAAGGAACTTCAGCCTATATACGAAACTTACATGGAGTACAAGAAAGTTAAAAAGGGAATAGAGGAAGCCTTAGAGATAATAGATACTGCTGAGGATGAGGAGTTCGTTGAACTTGCAAAGGAGGAGAAGAAGGAGCTTGAAAGCAGAGCTGAAGAGCTTGAATCGGAGTTAAAGAAACTCCTAATCCCGAAAGACCCTAACGATGAGAAGAACGTAATCCTTGAAATCAGGGCAGGTGCAGGGGGAGAGGAAGCTGCACTCTTTGCCCAGGAGCTCTTTAGAATGTATTCCCGATACGCCGAGAGGAAAGGCTGGAAGGTTGAAATCCTCTCGCTCAACGAAACCGGCCTTGGAGGTTTTAAAGAAGTAGTTGCAATGATCTCAGGAAAGGGAGCTTACTCAAGGCTTAAGTACGAGTCAGGAGTTCACAGGGTCCAGAGGGTTCCCGTTACAGAATCGGGAGGAAGGATCCACACATCAACTGCAACGGTTGCAATCCTCCCAGAGGCTGAAGAGGTTGACGTTGAGATAAACGAGAAGGACTTAAAGATTGATACCTACCGCTCATCAGGAGCCGGAGGACAGCACGTAAACACAACAGACTCTGCAGTAAGGATTACCCACATACCTACCGGAATAGTAGTTACATGCTCAAATGAACGCTCACAGATACAGAACAGGATAAAGGCAATGAAAATCCTAAGGGCCAGGCTTAAAGAGCTCTACGAAAGACAGCAGAAAGAAAAGTTAGACTCTGCAAGGAGGAGTCAAGTAGGAACCGGTGATAGGAGCGAGAAGATCAGAACTTACAACTTCCCAGAGGGAAGAGTAACGGACCACAGGATTAAACTAACACTGTACAACCTCCAGGAGTTCCTTGACGGAGAACTTGACGAAATGATTGACGCCCTTGCTGCAGCAGAGCAGGAGAAGAAGATAGAGGCCCTCTCAAAAGAGGGTTAATTAAATTGTTTGAATTATAAAGTTTTTATCTATAATATCCCTTTTAAATTCCTTCAAGGAGAAATAAATGGCACAGAGAGAGGAGTTCCTTCCAAAGTGGATAGCCTGGGAAATAACGAGGCGCTGTAACTTAAAGTGTATTCACTGCCGCTCTTCCTCAACCATAGAGTCTGAGCAGGGAGACTTCTCAACCGAAGACGGAAAGAAGCTCCTTGAAGATATAGCGAAAATCTCAAAGCCGACCATCGTCTTAACTGGAGGAGAGCCCCTTTTAAGGGAAGATATATGGGAACTTGCCCAGTACGGAACCGACCTTGGATTTAGGATGTGTATAGCTACGAACGGAACTCTCGTTGACGATGAAGTCTGTAAAAAGATGAAGGAAGTCGGAATAAAAATGGTCTCCCTCTCCCTTGACGGCTCAACTCCTGAAATTCACGACGACTTCAGGAAACAGCCGGGAGCCTACGAAGGAGTTATTAAAGCAGCAGAGCTCTTTAACAAGCACGGAATACCCTTTCTAATAAACTCCTCCTTTACAAAGAGGAACGCCCACGACATTCCCAACGTATACAAAAAGGCAAGGGAGCTTGGAGCAAAGGCTTGGTACATGTTCATAGTTTTGCCGGTTGGAAGGGGAGAAGAGGCAAACGCAGAGCTCCTTGATGAGAAGGAAGCTGAATACTGGCTCAACTGGCACTACGAATTAGAGAAAGAACTGATTTTGAAGGGAGACAATACAATCTTAGTCCGCCCGACCTGTGCCCCCCACTACTACCGAATCTTCTACCAGAACGCAAAGAGGGACGGCCTTGACCTAAAGAGGAGAAACCTCGTTTTTGGAACGGGCGGAGGAAAGGGCTGTGTTGCAGGACAGTCAATTGCCTACATAGACTGCCACGGTTGGCTCAGACCGTGCAGCTACTTTCCAAATTCCGATATAAACGTCTTTGAAGTCCCCTTCCACGAGGCCTGGTTTAAGTCAAAAATCATGCAGGACATGAGGAAAGTTGAGGAGTACAAAGGCAGGTGCGGAGTTTGTGAGTACGTAAAAATCTGTAACGGCTGTAGGGTAAGGGCCTACTGGAAGTACGGTGACTACATGCAGGAAGACCCAATATGCAACTACATCCCGGTAAAAATGAGGCTCGGTGCAGGAAGTAAAACAGCAGTTTCCCAAACTAAAAAAGAGGATTAGGAGAAGGAAATGTCAATTAAAGAGCACCCAATCCTAAAGGCAGCAAGGGGAGAGAAAACTCCTTACACGCCTATCTGGATTATGAGACAGGCAGGCAGGTACTCCGAAAGGTACAGGAAGATTAGGAAGAAGGCCGGAAGTTTTATGGACCTTTGCAAAAACCCCAAACTTGCTGCAGAGGTTACCTTAATACCTATTGAGGAAATCGGAGTAGATGCTGCTATCCTCTTTTCAGACATACTCGTTCCCGTTGAGAAGATGGGAATAGGAGTAAAGTTCGTTGAGGGGAAAGGGCCCATCCTTGAACCTAAGGTTGAGAGCGTAGACGACGTAAAGAAACTAAAAGTTCCAGAACCTGAAAGAGACCTACCATACGTCCTTGAGACGATAGAGCTAATTAAGGAGAGGTTAACCGATAGGCCCTTGATAGGTTTTTCCGGAGCTCCCTTTACCTTAGCAAGCTACATACTAGAAGGGGGGAGCTCTAAGAACTACATAGCCGCAAAGTCAACGATGTGGAACGAACCGAAGCTCTGGGAAAGTTTAATGGACAAACTGGCTCAGACAGTAACAGAGTATCTCTCTGCACAGATTAGGGCAGGCGTAGACTTGGTTCAAATCTTTGACTCTTGGATGGGAGTCCTTTCAAAGGAGGACTACGAAAAGTACGCATTTCCTTACACTCAGAGGATAGTTAACGAGCTAAAAAAGAGGCACCCTGAGACTCCGATAATCCACTTCGGAGTAAACGCCCAGCACCTTTTAGAGGTAAACAACCGCCTAAACGTTGACGTAATCGGCCTTGACTGGAAGATCGAAATCCCCGAAGCCCTCGCAAAAATTGACAAGTCAATTCAAGGAAACCTTGACCCGGTAGCCCTCTTTACCGACGAGAAGTTAATTGAGAGTAAAGTAAGGAAAATCCTTGAAGAGGGTCTAAAGGCCAAGGGACACATATTCAACCTAGGACACGGCATTTTGCCACCTACAGACCCCAAAAAGGCAAAATACCTAGTTGACACGGTTCACAGAATCAGTAGGGAGCTCAGAAGTTAAAATGGAGAGGAAGGCAAAGTTAATCTTAACGGCTCTCCTCTTTGTGGGAGCCGTTGTTTCCAGCTACTTTGCCGTTGAAACTTATGCAAACTACACTTTAGAGAAGAAGTTTGCCAACAGGCTCTCAAAACTCCCCCTTTACGCTTCTTACAGGAAGTTCCACTACAACTTATTGAAGAACGACGTTGAGATAGATGACTTAACTTTTAAAGACAGCAGAACCTATATCTGCGTTGGAAAGCTTTACATAGACTTACCGTTTACAGCTAGGAAGAAGGAGGTTCCGCAGGCCTTCTCAGTTAAAGCTGAAGACCTTGAGCTCCCTTCCGACTTTCTCGGCTTTAGAGAACTTTTAAGGTTCGTCGGGTACAGAAACCCTTTTGTAACTGTTAACTTTGTCTCAAGTTACAGTTTTAAAGGTAACAGCATTGAAGTCTCCTCAACTGCAGTGGCAAGGAGGTTGGGAGGTATAAACCTAGAGCTCAAGCTTGAAGGGATAGATAGAAAGCTAACTCAGGAATTCCTTGAAGGGAGAATTCCCGTAAGGTACATTGAAGAGAAGGGAGCTCTTAAGGAGTTTAAGCTAACCTATAAGGACTTCGGCCTCTTCCAGCAGTTCCTCAGCTTCGTTGGCTCACAGGAAGGCCAAAAGCCAGATAAGGTGAAAGAGGAACTAAAGAGAAGTATTGTCCAAGCAATCAGAAGGAGAGGCGAAATTGCTGAAAGAGTAGGGCTACCACTCCTCCTTTTCGTTGACAACCCTGACTGCTTAAAAGTGGAAGTAAAACCTCCATTTCCGATAAAAATTTCTCAGCTGGTAGATATGGCATCTAAGAGGCCAAAAGTGGAGGAGATAATAAAAACCTTAAACTTAAGATTGACAACCTGCAATTAACCTTTTGAAGACTTATACTTCCTAAACCTCTTCTTCATCTCCTCAATTGGAATCGGCCTTGCAACCACACTCTTTGCAGGACAGACATTTTCACAGTGACGGCAACCGCTGCATATCTCCGGGAAATCTGGAACAATTTTCCCTTCCTCGTCAATACCCCTAGTCTCACAGAGGTTTAAACACCTCTCACAGTGTTCACACTTACTGTAGTCAATTGAATCAAGGTAGCTGGGAGTATAGAGAATCCCCCCTAGAGTTAAGTAGGCGTAGTTTCCGTTTTCATCAGAGAGTAAATCCTCTTCCCTTACGTCTAATTCCTCCAAACTGGAGGAACAGTTAACTCCTCACAAGAATGCATCTTCGGGACAGACAATCTTGCAGAATCCGTCTCCTATACACAGCTCCAACTTCGTTATTACTGCAACCTTTTTACCTTCAACCTCTTTAAGCTCTATACAGTTTTGAGGACATACCTCAACACACTCACTACAACCTGTACACTTTTCAATGTTAATTCCACCGGGATACTGGGGAACAAAGGGTGAACCATCCTGACACAGAATTACCCTTTTCCTCGGCCTCTTAAGTTCGCTCATAATCCAACCTTTAGCATAAAAAGTAGATTACAGTATAACTAATTTTAATAAATTGCAGAATACAAATATAGCATTGATTATTATCAATTAGAGCTCAATACCAAGTTCCCTTATCTTCTTCCTCAGAGTGTTCCTATGAATACCGAGAACTTTAGAGGCCTTAACTTGGTTGAAGTTACACCTTCTCAGAACTTCTGTTATTAAGATCCTCTCTGCACTTTCAATGACAACTCTATAGAGGTTATTTTCCTCCTTCTGCTCAACAGTAAATACCCTCTGGATGAAGGAGCGAATCGCCTCCTCAAAACTTGGAGCTCCACCCTCCCTAACAGAACCTTTCAAATCTGAAGCGGTTATGAAGTCTGAAGAGGAGAGGACCATAGCCCTCAAAATCATATTTTCAAGCTCTCTAACGTTGCCGGGAAAGTGGTAGGCCATCAGGAAATCAACAGCTTCTTCAGAAAGCTCTTTGAGAGGAAGCTTAAACTCGTTAGAAAACTTCCTGATAAAATGGTAGGCAAGGGGAATAACGTCCTCTTTCCTCTCCCTTAGAGGAGGTATTTCAACCTTAACAACGTTGAGCCTGAAGTAGAGGTCCTCTCTAAACTTCCCCCTCCTTACTTCCTCTTCAAGGTCCCTGTTGGTTGCAGCAACTACCCTTACATCAACTTTTTTAGTCCTTTCAGAACCTATCCTCCTGATTTCCTTATCCTGTAGGACCCGAAGGAGCTTTGCCTGAAGCTCTAAAGGAAGTTCCCCAATCTCATCAAGGAAAAGGGTTCCTCCGTCTGCCTGCTCAAAGAGCCCTCTCCTAGAGGAAAGGGCTCCAGTGAAGGCTCCCTTTTCGTACCCAAAGAGCTCTGCCTCAAGGAGGTTTGGAGGAAGTGCAGCACAGTTAACGGCAACAAAAGGTTTATCCTTCCTATCAGAATACCTATGGATAGCTTTTGCAATGACCTCCTTTCCCGTACCGCTCTCTCCAGTTATTAAAACTGTTATTGAGCTCCTTGCAACTTTGCCCACCAGCTTGAAGATCTCCTGCATCTTTTTGGAGCTCCCAACAACCTCCCCCTCCGAAACGAAAGAGTAATCTTCAACCTTCTCTCTCTTTAAAAACTTATCCAGAACCTGAGAAATCTCCTCAAAGGAGAAGGGCTTCGTTATGTACTCAACTGCCCCCCTCTCAATGGCTCTAACCGTATAGTCCACCGTTCCGTAAGCTGTCAAAATAACAATAGGAACTTCCTTAACCCTCTCCAAAATTTCAAGGCCGGAGAGTTTGGGCATTTTTATATCAACAAAGGCAACGTCAACTTCACCTTTCTCAAGTATGGAGAGGGCCTCCTGGCCGTTTTCTGCCTCAACAACTTGGTGCCCTTTACTCTGAAGGTACTTCCTTAAAACCAGCCTTATACTCCTTTCATCGTCAGCAACTAAGATCCTTGCCATCTCTCCTCTTCATAGGAATTAATACGGTTACCTGGGTTCCCACCCCCTTCTCACTCTTAACCCTTACCTCTCCTCCGTGTCCCTTAACAATCTCCCTAACTATAAACAGACCCAATCCACTTCCCTTCTCCTTAGTCGTGAAGAATGGAAGGAAAAGGTTGTCAAGTTCCTCTTCATCCATCCCTCTACCGGTATCTAAAAAGTTAACGTAGATAAAGTCTGCAGGCCTTATCGCGTAACCGGTTTCAACCGTAAGCTCTCTCCTTTTAGAGTTCTCCATAGCCTCAAGGGCATTCTTGACTATGTTTATAAAAGCTTGCGTTAGCTTATCCGGGTCAACAGGGATCTCAGGGAGGGAAGGATCAAAGGTGTAATTTACTTTAACTCCCATTGAGTTTATCCTGTGGGAAAAGAGGTTTACTGCCTTCTGAATTACCCTGTGAATGTTCTCATGTTTAAATGAGGGCTTTGAGAAATCGTAACCCTTTGATATGTCTTTAAGGAGCCTCTCTATCCTCTCAACTTCGCCTATTATAACGTTAGCAAGCTCCTCATCGTAAACCTTAAGCTCCTTAAAGAGCTTTGCAGCTCCCTTTATACCTCCAAGGGGATTCATTATCTCGTGGGAGAGGCCTTTCAGAAAGAGGTGAAAGTTCCCTGTAAAGGGGTTTTCTGGTACCGGCTCAAATATAACTAAAACTCCTTTTTTCACGGAGGAGACGAAAAAGGGGGAGAAGTGGACGAAAGTATCCTTTAAACGGTAGCCTATTACCTCTATCTCACCTTTAAAGGAGCGCTCAATCTGTTTATCAATTTCAGGGGAGGATAAGAGCTGGCTTAACTTCCTCCCCCTTAAGTACTTCTCCGAGCGGTTAAGGAAGAGCTCAAACTTCTGATTAACTTTCTCTACTTCACCCCTTTGGTTAACTATTACTAAAGGGAAAGGGTGGGAGAAGAGTAGATCTTCAAGCTCCAAAGTCCTTCCTTAATCAATTAGGTTATGAGGCCTCCGCCCCCTTTATTTCCGCCTTTTGGGAACTCCTTTAACTTTGATACGTCAATTGCGCCTGCTGAGGGAAGTTCTATACCGGCAGCAGCAGCCTTAAACTGCTGGTGAAACTCCTTTAACCTTGAACGGTCCCCAACGGGAACGATTGAGACTATCTGTGATTTAAGGATGTAAGCCTCTACAGGCTCATTTGCAGTAGGGTCAAGGGGCATAATTGTTGCCTGAGCTCCCTTTGTTGTAGGAAGAAGAGCAAAAGCTCCTGCCTCTTTGAGTTTTACGTGATCCGGTGAAATCTCCTCAACTATACCGATAATTCCAGAAGTCGGAACTACTCCCTCTCCACCGGCAGTTTGAATGAAAACCAGCTTACCTTTCAACTCTTCCATCTCTCTCCTCCAGGTTTATTTTGGGAGATTTAATATATACCTTTCCTTAAAGAGAGAGTAGAGAGAAATTGCAACGGCGTTTGATACGTTTAAAGAGTTAACGTGCCCTCCCATCTCTATCTCAACGAGCTGGTCAACCTGCTTTAAAGTGCTCCTTGAAAGGCCCCTTCCCTCAGACCCTGCAACGAGTCCCAGGGGAAAAGGAAAGGAAACTTTTGAAAGGGGCTTACCTCCGGCCTCAAGCCCAAAAAGCCAACCACCTGCCTCCTTAAACTCCCTCAGGGCAGTTGAGAAGCTGTTTACAACCGCAAAGGGAACGTAGAAAACAGCACCAGTAGAGGCCTTAACTACAGTTTCAGTTATAGTTACACTCCTGTCCTTTGGAAGGACTATCCCCTTAACCTTAAAGGCGTCTGCCGAACGGAAGATCGCCCCCAAGTTATGGGGATCCTCTATCCTGTCAAGGAAGAGGAGGTAACTCTTTTCATCTACCGTCCTCTTTAAGAGCTCTCCGTAATCTACAGGCTCAACAGGAGAGACTAGCGCAACTATACCTTGGTGTTTCTTCGTCTTTGAGAGCTCAAAGAGCTTCTTCTTTGGAACCTTTACTACCTTTATTCCGAGTTTCCTAGCAAGGGGAAGGATCTTTTCCCTATCCCTAAAGCCCTCTTCAACGTAGACCTTCAAGATAGGATAACCGGCCCTCAAGGCCTCTGCTACCGGGTTTACTCCGTAGATAACCATCACTGACTCACCTTCAGGTCGTCTTCCGTTCCCTCTTCACCGTCAGGGCCGGGGGAAACAAGGGTAAAGTGTTTCCCATCTGAAACGTAAATAAAGTCGTTACCCCAGGCGTCCTTGGGGACCTCATCAAGGTAAGGCCCTTTCCAGTTCTTCGGAACTGGCTCAACTTCGGGCTTCTCAACTAAAGCCTTTAAACCCTGTTCGGTTGTTGGGTAAATTGAGTTGTGGAGCTTATAAAGCTTTAACGCCTGCTCAATGTTCTTCATCTGAACCTTAGTTGTTGTTGCCTTGGCCTCTTCACCGCTCCTTAAGAACTTTGGAGCTACAACTGCAGCAAGAAGGCCTAGGATAACTATAACAACCATAAGTTCAATTAGGGTAAAGCCTCTCCTTTTACTCTCTCCACCAGTCATCTCCTACCTCTCTAACAAATTCAAGTTTTGTTACAAAGCCTCCTTCCTTCAAGTACTCTACAGCCTTCATTGCTTCATCGTAAAAGTCAGGAGCAACCCAGAGCTCTATAAGGCCTTCCTTAGAGCTCCTGGTCCTAACAGTAGCTATCTCGTGGTACCACTCAAAAATCGCGTTAATAAAGGCAATTTCCCTAGGGTCCACCCTGTAGAGCAAGTTCCTTCCCTTTATGAGCTTCCTCACAGCTCCATCCCCTCAAGGTACGCTCTCTCAAACTCTTTGCTCGTTGCAAGTTCAAGGACTTGAGTTTCAGACTTAAGCTCTTTAATCCTCCTTCTCTTTTCCCTACCTCCAAGCATTAAAGACGCTCCCCTTAGGGCTAGGTTGCCAACTGCTCTTGGAGGGGGTAACTCCTCAGGTATAAGCTTAACTCCCCTAACGCTCCTTGGGTCAACGTGACTTCCAAAGGCCCCTGAGAAGAAGAGCTCCCCTCCATCCCTACTCTCAGAGAGGACCTTCAGGGCTCCAAAAACTGCGCCCTTGGCAAGCAGGAACTTCCTAATATCGCTTTGGGTTAGTGCAACTACAGTTTCCCCGTCGTCGTAAAGAACAAAGGCCTTTTCACCGTTTACTTCCCTAATCTGCTGGGAAATTAGGGAAGGAGCATTAGGAGTAAAAGTCCCCTCTCTGTTTATCGCCCTAAAGCTCTTAAGGAGGTAGATTAGGTCAAAGTAGGCGCTTGCGCACATTCCCTTCGGCTTTTCTCCTCCAATTGTCAAGAACCTAAAGCTCCTTCCGTCAAAGAATACTTTGTAGACTGCCCCAGGTGAAGCTGCCATCCCAGAAAAGAGGCCAACTCCCTCAAATGCAGGCC includes:
- the rlmB gene encoding 23S rRNA (guanosine(2251)-2'-O)-methyltransferase RlmB, which encodes MVIYGVNPVAEALRAGYPILKVYVEEGFRDREKILPLARKLGIKVVKVPKKKLFELSKTKKHQGIVALVSPVEPVDYGELLKRTVDEKSYLLFLDRIEDPHNLGAIFRSADAFKVKGIVLPKDRSVTITETVVKASTGAVFYVPFAVVNSFSTALREFKEAGGWLFGLEAGGKPLSKVSFPFPLGLVAGSEGRGLSRSTLKQVDQLVEIEMGGHVNSLNVSNAVAISLYSLFKERYILNLPK
- a CDS encoding DUF4911 domain-containing protein, whose amino-acid sequence is MRKLIKGRNLLYRVDPREIAFINAIFEWYHEIATVRTRSSKEGLIELWVAPDFYDEAMKAVEYLKEGGFVTKLEFVREVGDDWWRE
- the prfA gene encoding peptide chain release factor 1, producing MENRLEKIAEKFREIEENLGKPEVISDQKRFQALAREHKELQPIYETYMEYKKVKKGIEEALEIIDTAEDEEFVELAKEEKKELESRAEELESELKKLLIPKDPNDEKNVILEIRAGAGGEEAALFAQELFRMYSRYAERKGWKVEILSLNETGLGGFKEVVAMISGKGAYSRLKYESGVHRVQRVPVTESGGRIHTSTATVAILPEAEEVDVEINEKDLKIDTYRSSGAGGQHVNTTDSAVRITHIPTGIVVTCSNERSQIQNRIKAMKILRARLKELYERQQKEKLDSARRSQVGTGDRSEKIRTYNFPEGRVTDHRIKLTLYNLQEFLDGELDEMIDALAAAEQEKKIEALSKEG
- a CDS encoding ATP-binding protein, with the translated sequence MEELDVREEDLLSDENGNYAYLTLGGILYTPSYLDSIDYSKCEHCERCLNLCETRGIDEEGKIVPDFPEICSGCRHCENVCPAKSVVARPIPIEEMKKRFRKYKSSKG
- the hemE gene encoding uroporphyrinogen decarboxylase, translating into MSIKEHPILKAARGEKTPYTPIWIMRQAGRYSERYRKIRKKAGSFMDLCKNPKLAAEVTLIPIEEIGVDAAILFSDILVPVEKMGIGVKFVEGKGPILEPKVESVDDVKKLKVPEPERDLPYVLETIELIKERLTDRPLIGFSGAPFTLASYILEGGSSKNYIAAKSTMWNEPKLWESLMDKLAQTVTEYLSAQIRAGVDLVQIFDSWMGVLSKEDYEKYAFPYTQRIVNELKKRHPETPIIHFGVNAQHLLEVNNRLNVDVIGLDWKIEIPEALAKIDKSIQGNLDPVALFTDEKLIESKVRKILEEGLKAKGHIFNLGHGILPPTDPKKAKYLVDTVHRISRELRS
- a CDS encoding two-component system sensor histidine kinase NtrB, coding for MELEDLLFSHPFPLVIVNQRGEVEKVNQKFELFLNRSEKYLRGRKLSQLLSSPEIDKQIERSFKGEIEVIGYRLKDTFVHFSPFFVSSVKKGVLVIFEPVPENPFTGNFHLFLKGLSHEIMNPLGGIKGAAKLFKELKVYDEELANVIIGEVERIERLLKDISKGYDFSKPSFKHENIHRVIQKAVNLFSHRINSMGVKVNYTFDPSLPEIPVDPDKLTQAFINIVKNALEAMENSKRRELTVETGYAIRPADFIYVNFLDTGRGMDEEELDNLFLPFFTTKEKGSGLGLFIVREIVKGHGGEVRVKSEKGVGTQVTVLIPMKRRDGKDLSC
- a CDS encoding 4Fe-4S binding protein, translating into MSELKRPRKRVILCQDGSPFVPQYPGGINIEKCTGCSECVEVCPQNCIELKEVEGKKVAVITKLELCIGDGFCKIVCPEDAFL
- the gspG gene encoding type II secretion system major pseudopilin GspG produces the protein MTGGESKRRGFTLIELMVVIVILGLLAAVVAPKFLRSGEEAKATTTKVQMKNIEQALKLYKLHNSIYPTTEQGLKALVEKPEVEPVPKNWKGPYLDEVPKDAWGNDFIYVSDGKHFTLVSPGPDGEEGTEDDLKVSQ
- a CDS encoding radical SAM/SPASM domain-containing protein produces the protein MAQREEFLPKWIAWEITRRCNLKCIHCRSSSTIESEQGDFSTEDGKKLLEDIAKISKPTIVLTGGEPLLREDIWELAQYGTDLGFRMCIATNGTLVDDEVCKKMKEVGIKMVSLSLDGSTPEIHDDFRKQPGAYEGVIKAAELFNKHGIPFLINSSFTKRNAHDIPNVYKKARELGAKAWYMFIVLPVGRGEEANAELLDEKEAEYWLNWHYELEKELILKGDNTILVRPTCAPHYYRIFYQNAKRDGLDLKRRNLVFGTGGGKGCVAGQSIAYIDCHGWLRPCSYFPNSDINVFEVPFHEAWFKSKIMQDMRKVEEYKGRCGVCEYVKICNGCRVRAYWKYGDYMQEDPICNYIPVKMRLGAGSKTAVSQTKKED
- a CDS encoding sigma-54-dependent transcriptional regulator translates to MARILVADDERSIRLVLRKYLQSKGHQVVEAENGQEALSILEKGEVDVAFVDIKMPKLSGLEILERVKEVPIVILTAYGTVDYTVRAIERGAVEYITKPFSFEEISQVLDKFLKREKVEDYSFVSEGEVVGSSKKMQEIFKLVGKVARSSITVLITGESGTGKEVIAKAIHRYSDRKDKPFVAVNCAALPPNLLEAELFGYEKGAFTGALSSRRGLFEQADGGTLFLDEIGELPLELQAKLLRVLQDKEIRRIGSERTKKVDVRVVAATNRDLEEEVRRGKFREDLYFRLNVVKVEIPPLRERKEDVIPLAYHFIRKFSNEFKLPLKELSEEAVDFLMAYHFPGNVRELENMILRAMVLSSSDFITASDLKGSVREGGAPSFEEAIRSFIQRVFTVEQKEENNLYRVVIESAERILITEVLRRCNFNQVKASKVLGIHRNTLRKKIRELGIEL